The region AGTTCCAAACGCTCGGCAATGAGCTCCTCGGAGCGACTGTTATGGCCATAGTAAAACTTGCGTAAGTTGCTGGGACTGACTTTCTTCACCATCGAAAGCGATGGCCATTGTTTGAGAAAGTCAGCCGCCATGGGGCTGGTGAGATTCCCACCCACCAAGTCGATAGCCTGTGGGAAAATCATCTTAAGATGAGCCAGCAATCGGTTGGTCAGCTCCGTGCGGGAATCGACGAAACCGCGGCGTTGCTCGTTCAAAATCGCCATTTGACGGGTCTCGACCGTATCGGGTTGCCAAGGGCGCAGGTGGTCTCGGTGCTTGAGGAGGAACTCCAAGAGCAGGTCGGCGTCGCCCAAGTCGTCTTTGGGACGACTGGGATAGAGTGCTTCCCGAAAGCGCGCCAAACTTTTGGGATTCACTGGAAAAACCACGATATGTTCGTACTGAGTGAGCCCGGCCAAAAGAGGGCCTCGACTCTGCTCGAGGGCGATAGCTATCTTCTGATTGGCAAAACGCGTGCGCAACGTGTTGAGCCATTGAGCCAAAGCCTCGGGAGTTTGTTGCAGAGTGAATCGCTCGATCACCTTGCCATTGGCGGCGCGTAGGCTCAGAGCATGTTCTTCATCCCCCCAGTCCACGCCAACGAAGGCGCCAAATTCCGTGACGGGTGGTAGGTTCGCTAGTTCGTTTGATTTGTTCATCTTCAAATATTTCGGTTGAGTGTGTTCGCAGTCACGGACACGCTGACTTGGACTCAGCGAAGGCCTTATAGCAGAGA is a window of Verrucomicrobiales bacterium DNA encoding:
- a CDS encoding IS110 family transposase: MNKSNELANLPPVTEFGAFVGVDWGDEEHALSLRAANGKVIERFTLQQTPEALAQWLNTLRTRFANQKIAIALEQSRGPLLAGLTQYEHIVVFPVNPKSLARFREALYPSRPKDDLGDADLLLEFLLKHRDHLRPWQPDTVETRQMAILNEQRRGFVDSRTELTNRLLAHLKMIFPQAIDLVGGNLTSPMAADFLKQWPSLSMVKKVSPSNLRKFYYGHNSRSEELIAERLELVKNAVALTTDAALVAAHSLAIQTLASQLAALHPFIEKHDDQIAELFAAHPDAPIFESLPGAGPSLAPRLLVSLGTDRGRFSSAVEVSCLTGIAPVTEQSGKSKWVHIRWSCPKFLRQSWHEFANCSIRFCPWARDLYNEYRKHNISHQEAIRKLAYKWQRIVWRMWQDRQPYDEARYEAALLKKRGPKTSAPTLQSNSLSGEQKN